The Syngnathus typhle isolate RoL2023-S1 ecotype Sweden linkage group LG1, RoL_Styp_1.0, whole genome shotgun sequence genome includes a window with the following:
- the LOC133153157 gene encoding NACHT, LRR and PYD domains-containing protein 12-like isoform X3 yields MDLDMTIKGLLLETLKGLGQEDFKEFKFYTDLAESVKENADRTAIAAQLMHRHGKNVGEKTIEILEKINNYNLAQKLRSDLPQITGSISSVDDEQIGKYKRELQENLRKIYLHVPEGNTGYSRQEPLENVYTELDITRGVAGLPNKQHEVLQMEMCGVAEEESIQPCDIFESQEPLRTMLTVGFAGIGKTFLVRKFVLDWASGRTNTDVDFIFPMAFRELNLEEGKSFSLAELIRLFVWESKAIKMLDQILVSLQASANRHYQSSEIKILFVLDGLDESRLKLDLSDERKVDPDVTLAYPVELLLAHLIKGNLLPCARVWITTRPQAAHDIPPRLVDGRTEVKGFSDSQRLDYFRKRFPAEEDVIKHIQKSRTIFIMCHLPIFCWLIATVLQDCRDAGKELPETLTEMYTEFLLYHLDKSKERDSQKSTDYVKALAKLAFHHLMKKQQIFYESDLRESGLDDLQGAKHSGVFTVVFKEVPPLKKYQQGKMFQFIHLTVQEYLAALHVMMSLFQDNKNVLDNSRWTRKGLLLLWKRKQLTRVHEAAIRKASKSEGNLDLFLRFLLGLSLQCNQDLLGELLKVPKNYRHSKAETVRLIKRRIDQNSPEENINLFYCLKELKDETLLEQIQQYLKGGKLSTEDLPPAMWSALLFFLRASDKAMSCFHLPKYAPSEKGLLVLLPVVKASQKSVLQRCKLSKKSCEALASVLSSSRTLSHLDLSENNLHDHGLEALAAGLAKPQCTLQVLRLEDCKLSKKSCEALFSVLSSPGCLKELNLGSNALHDDGLKALAAGLAKPQCTLQVLGLESCNLSKESCEALASVLSSPGSLRELDLSENDLYDDGLEALAAGLAKPQCTLQVLGLESCNLSEKSCEALASILSSPGTLRELYLSNNDLCDDGLEALAAGLANPECTLEVLELEGCNLSKESCEALASVLSSPGSLRELDLSENELCDDGLEALAAGLAKPQCTLQVLGLVECEIGTQGCVSLAKALRSNPSHLQQLKLWGNDISEEGKRALEEVQMDSRCSLKIEWVDY; encoded by the exons ATGGATCTGGATATGACAATCAAGGGCCTGCTGTTGGAAACGCTGAAAGGCCTGGGGCAGGAGGACTTCAAGGAGTTCAAGTTTTATACGGACCTGGCCGAGAGCGTCAAAGAAAACGCAGACCGGACTGCCATCGCCGCACAGCTGATGCACAGGCACGGCAAAAACGTGGGGGAGAAGACCATCGAGATTCTGGAAAagatcaacaactacaacctggCCCAGAAGCTGCGCAGCGACCTGCCGCAAATCACAG GTAGCATCTCCTCAGTGGATGACGAGCAGATCGGCAAATACAAGCGGGAGCTGCAAGAGAACCTGCGGAAGATCTACCTCCACGTTCCCGAGGGCAACACGGGGTACAGCCGGCAGGAGCCTCTGGAGAACGTCTACACCGAGCTCGACATTACCCGCGGCGTCGCCGGTCTCCCCAACAAGCAGCACGAGGTCCTTCAAATGGAGATGTGCGGCGTGGCCGAGGAGGAGTCCATCCAGCCGTGCGACATCTTTGAAAGCCAGGAGCCCCTTCGCACGATGCTCACCGTGGGCTTCGCGGGCATCGGGAAGACTTTCCTGGTGCGCAAGTTTGTCCTGGACTGGGCCAGCGGGAGAACCAACACAGACGTAGACTTCATCTTTCCCATGGCCTTCCGCGAGTTGAACTTGGAGGAGGGGAAAAGCTTTTCGCTGGCGGAGCTCATCCGACTCTTTGTCTGGGAGAGCAAGGCCATCAAGATGCTGGACCAGATCTTGGTCAGTCTGCAAGCGTCGGCCAACCGCCACTACCAGTCCAGCGAGATCaagattttgtttgtgctggacGGCCTGGACGAGTCCCGCCTCAAACTGGACCTGAGCGACGAGCGCAAGGTGGACCCGGACGTGACCCTAGCCTACCCCGTGGAGCTGCTCCTGGCGCATCTCATCAAGGGGAACCTGCTTCCCTGCGCCCGGGTTTGGATCACCACGCGGCCCCAGGCGGCCCACGACATCCCGCCGCGCCTGGTGGACGGCAGAACCGAGGTGAAAGGCTTCAGCGACTCCCAGAGGCTGGACTACTTCAGGAAGAGGTTCCCCGCCGAGGAGGACGTCATCAAGCACATCCAGAAGTCCCGCACCATTTTCATCATGTGCCACTTGCCCATCTTCTGCTGGCTCATCGCCACCGTTCTCCAAGACTGTCGGGATGCCGGAAAGGAGCTGCCCGAAACCCTGACCGAGATGTACACAGAGTTCCTGCTCTATCACCTGGACAAGTCCAAGGAGCGAGACAGCCAGAAGAGCACGGACTACGTCAAAGCGCTGGCCAAGCTGGCTTTTCACCACCTGATGAAAAAGCAACAGATCTTCTACGAGAGTGACTTGCGGGAAAGCGGCTTGGATGACCTGCAGGGCGCAAAACACTCGGGAGTCTTCAccgtggtcttcaaggaggtaCCCCCGCTCAAGAAATACCAACAAGGCAAGATGTTTCAGTTCATCCACCTGACCGTCCAGGAATATCTGGCCGCGCTCCACGTGATGATGAGCTTGTTCCAGGACAACAAGAACGTGCTGGACAATTCCAGGTGGACGCGGAAAGGCCTCCTGTTGCTTTGGAAGCGGAAGCAGCTCACTCGGGTACACGAGGCGGCCATCCGCAAAGCCTCCAAGAGTGAGGGAAACCTGGACTTGTTCCTCCGCTTCCTGCTGGGCCTCTCCTTGCAGTGCAACCAGGATCTCCTGGGTGAGCTGCTGAAGGTTCCCAAGAACTACAGACACAGCAAggcagaaacggtccgcttgatCAAGCGACGGATCGACCAGAATTCTCCCGAGGAGAACATCAACTTGTTCTACTGCCTGAAGGAGCTGAAGGACGAGACCCTGCTGGAGCAGATCCAACAATACCTAAAAGGGGGGAAATTGTCCACGGAGGACCTTCCTCCGGCCATGTGGTCGGCACTGCTCTTCTTCTTACGGGCTTCCGACAAAGCCATGAGCTGCTTCCATCTCCCGAAATACGCTCCGTCCGAGAAGGGGCTCCTGGTGCTTCTGCCGGTGGTCAAGGCTTCTCAAAAATCAGT gctccagaggtgcaagctgagcaagaaaagctgcgaggcgctggcctccgttctaagctcgtccCGCACCCTGAGCCATCTGGATCTCAGCGAGAACAACTTGCACGaccacgggctggaggcgctcgccgccggactggcaaagccgcagtgcaccttgcaagttctcag gctcgaggactgcaagctgagcaagaaaagctgtgaGGCGCTGttctccgttctaagctcgcccggctGCCTGAAGGAGCTGAATCTTGGCTCCAACGCCTTGCACGACGACGGGCTGAAGGCGCTCGCCgctggactggcaaagccgcagtgcaccttgcaagttctcgg gctcgagAGCTGCAACCTGAGCAAGGAAAGCTGTGAGGCGCTGGCCTCtgttctaagctcgcccggcagcctgagggagctggatctcagcGAAAACGACTTGtacgacgacgggctggaggcgctcgccgccggactggcaaagccgcagtgcaccttgcaagttctcgg gctcgagAGCTGCAACCTGAgcgagaaaagctgcgaggcgctggcctccattctaagctcgcccggcaCCCTGAGGGAGCTGTATCTTAGCAACAACGACTTgtgtgacgacgggctggaggcgctcgccgccggactggcaaaccCGGAGTGCACCTTGGAAGTTCTCGA gctcgagGGCTGCAACCTGAGCAAGGAAAGCTGTGAGGCGCTGGCCTCTGTTCTAAGCTCAcccggcagcctgagggagctggatctcagcGAAAACGAATTGTgcgacgacgggctggaggcgctcgccgccggactggcaaagccgcagtgcaccttgcaagttctcgg gctggtGGAGTGCGAGATCGGCACACAAGGATGCGTCTCACTGGCCAAAGCTCTCCGGTCCAACCCGTCTCACCTCCAACAGCTGAAGCTGTGGGGCAATGACATCAGCGAGGAAGGAAAGCGGGCCTTGGAGGAGGTACAAATGGATTCTCGCTGCAGTCTGAAGATCGAGTG
- the LOC133153157 gene encoding NACHT, LRR and PYD domains-containing protein 3-like isoform X4 has translation MDLDMTIKGLLLETLKGLGQEDFKEFKFYTDLAESVKENADRTAIAAQLMHRHGKNVGEKTIEILEKINNYNLAQKLRSDLPQITGSISSVDDEQIGKYKRELQENLRKIYLHVPEGNTGYSRQEPLENVYTELDITRGVAGLPNKQHEVLQMEMCGVAEEESIQPCDIFESQEPLRTMLTVGFAGIGKTFLVRKFVLDWASGRTNTDVDFIFPMAFRELNLEEGKSFSLAELIRLFVWESKAIKMLDQILVSLQASANRHYQSSEIKILFVLDGLDESRLKLDLSDERKVDPDVTLAYPVELLLAHLIKGNLLPCARVWITTRPQAAHDIPPRLVDGRTEVKGFSDSQRLDYFRKRFPAEEDVIKHIQKSRTIFIMCHLPIFCWLIATVLQDCRDAGKELPETLTEMYTEFLLYHLDKSKERDSQKSTDYVKALAKLAFHHLMKKQQIFYESDLRESGLDDLQGAKHSGVFTVVFKEVPPLKKYQQGKMFQFIHLTVQEYLAALHVMMSLFQDNKNVLDNSRWTRKGLLLLWKRKQLTRVHEAAIRKASKSEGNLDLFLRFLLGLSLQCNQDLLGELLKVPKNYRHSKAETVRLIKRRIDQNSPEENINLFYCLKELKDETLLEQIQQYLKGGKLSTEDLPPAMWSALLFFLRASDKAMSCFHLPKYAPSEKGLLVLLPVVKASQKSVLQRCKLSKKSCEALASVLSSSRTLSHLDLSENNLHDHGLEALAAGLAKPQCTLQVLRLEDCKLSKKSCEALFSVLSSPGCLKELNLGSNALHDDGLKALAAGLAKPQCTLQVLGLESCNLSKESCEALASVLSSPGSLRELDLSENDLYDDGLEALAAGLAKPQCTLQVLGLESCNLSEKSCEALASILSSPGTLRELYLSNNDLCDDGLEALAAGLANPECTLEVLELEGCNLSKESCEALASVLSSPGSLRELDLSENELCDDGLEALAAGLAKPQCTLQVLGLVGCKIGTRGCVSLAKALRSNPSYLQQLNLWGNDIRVEGKRALEEVQMDSRCSLKIKGLEA, from the exons ATGGATCTGGATATGACAATCAAGGGCCTGCTGTTGGAAACGCTGAAAGGCCTGGGGCAGGAGGACTTCAAGGAGTTCAAGTTTTATACGGACCTGGCCGAGAGCGTCAAAGAAAACGCAGACCGGACTGCCATCGCCGCACAGCTGATGCACAGGCACGGCAAAAACGTGGGGGAGAAGACCATCGAGATTCTGGAAAagatcaacaactacaacctggCCCAGAAGCTGCGCAGCGACCTGCCGCAAATCACAG GTAGCATCTCCTCAGTGGATGACGAGCAGATCGGCAAATACAAGCGGGAGCTGCAAGAGAACCTGCGGAAGATCTACCTCCACGTTCCCGAGGGCAACACGGGGTACAGCCGGCAGGAGCCTCTGGAGAACGTCTACACCGAGCTCGACATTACCCGCGGCGTCGCCGGTCTCCCCAACAAGCAGCACGAGGTCCTTCAAATGGAGATGTGCGGCGTGGCCGAGGAGGAGTCCATCCAGCCGTGCGACATCTTTGAAAGCCAGGAGCCCCTTCGCACGATGCTCACCGTGGGCTTCGCGGGCATCGGGAAGACTTTCCTGGTGCGCAAGTTTGTCCTGGACTGGGCCAGCGGGAGAACCAACACAGACGTAGACTTCATCTTTCCCATGGCCTTCCGCGAGTTGAACTTGGAGGAGGGGAAAAGCTTTTCGCTGGCGGAGCTCATCCGACTCTTTGTCTGGGAGAGCAAGGCCATCAAGATGCTGGACCAGATCTTGGTCAGTCTGCAAGCGTCGGCCAACCGCCACTACCAGTCCAGCGAGATCaagattttgtttgtgctggacGGCCTGGACGAGTCCCGCCTCAAACTGGACCTGAGCGACGAGCGCAAGGTGGACCCGGACGTGACCCTAGCCTACCCCGTGGAGCTGCTCCTGGCGCATCTCATCAAGGGGAACCTGCTTCCCTGCGCCCGGGTTTGGATCACCACGCGGCCCCAGGCGGCCCACGACATCCCGCCGCGCCTGGTGGACGGCAGAACCGAGGTGAAAGGCTTCAGCGACTCCCAGAGGCTGGACTACTTCAGGAAGAGGTTCCCCGCCGAGGAGGACGTCATCAAGCACATCCAGAAGTCCCGCACCATTTTCATCATGTGCCACTTGCCCATCTTCTGCTGGCTCATCGCCACCGTTCTCCAAGACTGTCGGGATGCCGGAAAGGAGCTGCCCGAAACCCTGACCGAGATGTACACAGAGTTCCTGCTCTATCACCTGGACAAGTCCAAGGAGCGAGACAGCCAGAAGAGCACGGACTACGTCAAAGCGCTGGCCAAGCTGGCTTTTCACCACCTGATGAAAAAGCAACAGATCTTCTACGAGAGTGACTTGCGGGAAAGCGGCTTGGATGACCTGCAGGGCGCAAAACACTCGGGAGTCTTCAccgtggtcttcaaggaggtaCCCCCGCTCAAGAAATACCAACAAGGCAAGATGTTTCAGTTCATCCACCTGACCGTCCAGGAATATCTGGCCGCGCTCCACGTGATGATGAGCTTGTTCCAGGACAACAAGAACGTGCTGGACAATTCCAGGTGGACGCGGAAAGGCCTCCTGTTGCTTTGGAAGCGGAAGCAGCTCACTCGGGTACACGAGGCGGCCATCCGCAAAGCCTCCAAGAGTGAGGGAAACCTGGACTTGTTCCTCCGCTTCCTGCTGGGCCTCTCCTTGCAGTGCAACCAGGATCTCCTGGGTGAGCTGCTGAAGGTTCCCAAGAACTACAGACACAGCAAggcagaaacggtccgcttgatCAAGCGACGGATCGACCAGAATTCTCCCGAGGAGAACATCAACTTGTTCTACTGCCTGAAGGAGCTGAAGGACGAGACCCTGCTGGAGCAGATCCAACAATACCTAAAAGGGGGGAAATTGTCCACGGAGGACCTTCCTCCGGCCATGTGGTCGGCACTGCTCTTCTTCTTACGGGCTTCCGACAAAGCCATGAGCTGCTTCCATCTCCCGAAATACGCTCCGTCCGAGAAGGGGCTCCTGGTGCTTCTGCCGGTGGTCAAGGCTTCTCAAAAATCAGT gctccagaggtgcaagctgagcaagaaaagctgcgaggcgctggcctccgttctaagctcgtccCGCACCCTGAGCCATCTGGATCTCAGCGAGAACAACTTGCACGaccacgggctggaggcgctcgccgccggactggcaaagccgcagtgcaccttgcaagttctcag gctcgaggactgcaagctgagcaagaaaagctgtgaGGCGCTGttctccgttctaagctcgcccggctGCCTGAAGGAGCTGAATCTTGGCTCCAACGCCTTGCACGACGACGGGCTGAAGGCGCTCGCCgctggactggcaaagccgcagtgcaccttgcaagttctcgg gctcgagAGCTGCAACCTGAGCAAGGAAAGCTGTGAGGCGCTGGCCTCtgttctaagctcgcccggcagcctgagggagctggatctcagcGAAAACGACTTGtacgacgacgggctggaggcgctcgccgccggactggcaaagccgcagtgcaccttgcaagttctcgg gctcgagAGCTGCAACCTGAgcgagaaaagctgcgaggcgctggcctccattctaagctcgcccggcaCCCTGAGGGAGCTGTATCTTAGCAACAACGACTTgtgtgacgacgggctggaggcgctcgccgccggactggcaaaccCGGAGTGCACCTTGGAAGTTCTCGA gctcgagGGCTGCAACCTGAGCAAGGAAAGCTGTGAGGCGCTGGCCTCTGTTCTAAGCTCAcccggcagcctgagggagctggatctcagcGAAAACGAATTGTgcgacgacgggctggaggcgctcgccgccggactggcaaagccgcagtgcaccttgcaagttctcgg
- the LOC133153157 gene encoding NACHT, LRR and PYD domains-containing protein 3-like isoform X2: MDLDMTIKGLLLETLKGLGQEDFKEFKFYTDLAESVKENADRTAIAAQLMHRHGKNVGEKTIEILEKINNYNLAQKLRSDLPQITGSISSVDDEQIGKYKRELQENLRKIYLHVPEGNTGYSRQEPLENVYTELDITRGVAGLPNKQHEVLQMEMCGVAEEESIQPCDIFESQEPLRTMLTVGFAGIGKTFLVRKFVLDWASGRTNTDVDFIFPMAFRELNLEEGKSFSLAELIRLFVWESKAIKMLDQILVSLQASANRHYQSSEIKILFVLDGLDESRLKLDLSDERKVDPDVTLAYPVELLLAHLIKGNLLPCARVWITTRPQAAHDIPPRLVDGRTEVKGFSDSQRLDYFRKRFPAEEDVIKHIQKSRTIFIMCHLPIFCWLIATVLQDCRDAGKELPETLTEMYTEFLLYHLDKSKERDSQKSTDYVKALAKLAFHHLMKKQQIFYESDLRESGLDDLQGAKHSGVFTVVFKEVPPLKKYQQGKMFQFIHLTVQEYLAALHVMMSLFQDNKNVLDNSRWTRKGLLLLWKRKQLTRVHEAAIRKASKSEGNLDLFLRFLLGLSLQCNQDLLGELLKVPKNYRHSKAETVRLIKRRIDQNSPEENINLFYCLKELKDETLLEQIQQYLKGGKLSTEDLPPAMWSALLFFLRASDKAMSCFHLPKYAPSEKGLLVLLPVVKASQKSVLQRCKLSKKSCEALASVLSSSRTLSHLDLSENNLHDHGLEALAAGLAKPQCTLQVLRLWNCKLSKKSCEALASILSSPGSLRELELGCNDLSDDGLEALAAGLAKPQCTLQVLVLQKCQLSKKSCKALASVLSSPGSLRELDLGFNDLCDDGLEALVAGLAKPQCTLQFLRLWNCKLSKKSCEALASVLSSPGSLRELDLGFNDLCDDGLEALAAGLAKPQCTLQVLRLMECEISTRGCVSLAKALRSNPSHLQQLNLWRNHIGEQGKRALEEVQMDSRCSLKIEWRPDVTTPLTAALHDTCDAIDGSLGSLGRVLSTNGWMDGCGCMQKLAKDAFPLERLAEDARCPKGNGKACPSR, encoded by the exons ATGGATCTGGATATGACAATCAAGGGCCTGCTGTTGGAAACGCTGAAAGGCCTGGGGCAGGAGGACTTCAAGGAGTTCAAGTTTTATACGGACCTGGCCGAGAGCGTCAAAGAAAACGCAGACCGGACTGCCATCGCCGCACAGCTGATGCACAGGCACGGCAAAAACGTGGGGGAGAAGACCATCGAGATTCTGGAAAagatcaacaactacaacctggCCCAGAAGCTGCGCAGCGACCTGCCGCAAATCACAG GTAGCATCTCCTCAGTGGATGACGAGCAGATCGGCAAATACAAGCGGGAGCTGCAAGAGAACCTGCGGAAGATCTACCTCCACGTTCCCGAGGGCAACACGGGGTACAGCCGGCAGGAGCCTCTGGAGAACGTCTACACCGAGCTCGACATTACCCGCGGCGTCGCCGGTCTCCCCAACAAGCAGCACGAGGTCCTTCAAATGGAGATGTGCGGCGTGGCCGAGGAGGAGTCCATCCAGCCGTGCGACATCTTTGAAAGCCAGGAGCCCCTTCGCACGATGCTCACCGTGGGCTTCGCGGGCATCGGGAAGACTTTCCTGGTGCGCAAGTTTGTCCTGGACTGGGCCAGCGGGAGAACCAACACAGACGTAGACTTCATCTTTCCCATGGCCTTCCGCGAGTTGAACTTGGAGGAGGGGAAAAGCTTTTCGCTGGCGGAGCTCATCCGACTCTTTGTCTGGGAGAGCAAGGCCATCAAGATGCTGGACCAGATCTTGGTCAGTCTGCAAGCGTCGGCCAACCGCCACTACCAGTCCAGCGAGATCaagattttgtttgtgctggacGGCCTGGACGAGTCCCGCCTCAAACTGGACCTGAGCGACGAGCGCAAGGTGGACCCGGACGTGACCCTAGCCTACCCCGTGGAGCTGCTCCTGGCGCATCTCATCAAGGGGAACCTGCTTCCCTGCGCCCGGGTTTGGATCACCACGCGGCCCCAGGCGGCCCACGACATCCCGCCGCGCCTGGTGGACGGCAGAACCGAGGTGAAAGGCTTCAGCGACTCCCAGAGGCTGGACTACTTCAGGAAGAGGTTCCCCGCCGAGGAGGACGTCATCAAGCACATCCAGAAGTCCCGCACCATTTTCATCATGTGCCACTTGCCCATCTTCTGCTGGCTCATCGCCACCGTTCTCCAAGACTGTCGGGATGCCGGAAAGGAGCTGCCCGAAACCCTGACCGAGATGTACACAGAGTTCCTGCTCTATCACCTGGACAAGTCCAAGGAGCGAGACAGCCAGAAGAGCACGGACTACGTCAAAGCGCTGGCCAAGCTGGCTTTTCACCACCTGATGAAAAAGCAACAGATCTTCTACGAGAGTGACTTGCGGGAAAGCGGCTTGGATGACCTGCAGGGCGCAAAACACTCGGGAGTCTTCAccgtggtcttcaaggaggtaCCCCCGCTCAAGAAATACCAACAAGGCAAGATGTTTCAGTTCATCCACCTGACCGTCCAGGAATATCTGGCCGCGCTCCACGTGATGATGAGCTTGTTCCAGGACAACAAGAACGTGCTGGACAATTCCAGGTGGACGCGGAAAGGCCTCCTGTTGCTTTGGAAGCGGAAGCAGCTCACTCGGGTACACGAGGCGGCCATCCGCAAAGCCTCCAAGAGTGAGGGAAACCTGGACTTGTTCCTCCGCTTCCTGCTGGGCCTCTCCTTGCAGTGCAACCAGGATCTCCTGGGTGAGCTGCTGAAGGTTCCCAAGAACTACAGACACAGCAAggcagaaacggtccgcttgatCAAGCGACGGATCGACCAGAATTCTCCCGAGGAGAACATCAACTTGTTCTACTGCCTGAAGGAGCTGAAGGACGAGACCCTGCTGGAGCAGATCCAACAATACCTAAAAGGGGGGAAATTGTCCACGGAGGACCTTCCTCCGGCCATGTGGTCGGCACTGCTCTTCTTCTTACGGGCTTCCGACAAAGCCATGAGCTGCTTCCATCTCCCGAAATACGCTCCGTCCGAGAAGGGGCTCCTGGTGCTTCTGCCGGTGGTCAAGGCTTCTCAAAAATCAGT gctccagaggtgcaagctgagcaagaaaagctgcgaggcgctggcctccgttctaagctcgtccCGCACCCTGAGCCATCTGGATCTCAGCGAGAACAACTTGCACGaccacgggctggaggcgctcgccgccggactggcaaagccgcagtgcaccttgcaagttctcag gctctggaactgcaagctgagcaagaaaagctgtgaggcgctggcctccattCTAAGCTCAcccggcagcctgagggagctggaaCTTGGCTGTAACGACTTgagtgacgacgggctggaggcgctcgccgctggactggcaaagccgcagtgcaccttgcaagttctcgt gctccagaAATgccagctgagcaagaaaagctgcaaggcgctggcctccgttctaagctcgcccggcagcctgagggagctggatctcggCTTCAACGACTTgtgtgacgacgggctggaggcgctcgtcgccggactggcaaagccacAGTGCACCTTGCAATTTCTCAG gctctggaactgcaagctgagcaagaaaagctgcgaggcgctggcctccgttctaagctcgcccggcagcctgagggagctggatctcggCTTCAACGACTTgtgtgacgacgggctggaggcgctcgccgccggactggcaaagccgcagtgcacttTGCAAGTTCTCCG gctcatgGAGTGCGAGATCAGCACTCGAGGATGCGTCTCACTGGCCAAGGCTCTCCGGTCCAACCCCTCCCACCTCCAACAGCTGAACCTGTGGCGCAATCACATCGGAGAGCAAGGAAAGCGGGCCTTGGAGGAGGTCCAAATGGATTCTCGCTGCAGTCTGAAGATCGAGTG GAGGCCTGATGTGACGACGCCATTGACGGCAGCCTTGCATGATACATGTGACGCCATTGACGGCAGCCTTGGATCCTTGGGGAGAGTTCTGAGcacgaatggatggatggatggatgtggatGCATGCAGAAGCTCGCAAAGGATGCATTTCCCCTGGAGCGTTTGGCTGAGGACGCCCGCTGTCCAAAAGGAAACGGCAAAGCCTGTCCTTCACGttag